Proteins encoded in a region of the Streptomyces violaceoruber genome:
- a CDS encoding arginine repressor, translating to MSHAQEHEQPAGPALPQTRTARHRRIVDILNRQAVRSQSQLAKLLADDGLTVTQATLSRDLDELNAVKIRNTDGDLIYAVPSEGGFRTPRAPLGESAKEERMRRLSAELLISAEASANLVVLRTPPGAAQFLASAIDQAELHDILGTIAGDDTLMLISREPTGGQALADHLLRLAQNGG from the coding sequence ATGAGCCACGCGCAGGAGCACGAGCAGCCGGCAGGGCCCGCCCTGCCGCAGACCCGCACCGCACGCCACCGCCGGATCGTGGACATCCTCAACCGGCAGGCGGTGCGCTCGCAGAGCCAGCTGGCGAAGCTGCTCGCCGACGACGGGCTCACCGTCACCCAGGCGACGCTCTCCCGGGACCTGGACGAGCTGAACGCGGTCAAGATCCGCAACACCGACGGCGACCTCATCTACGCGGTGCCCAGCGAGGGCGGCTTCCGCACCCCGCGGGCGCCGCTCGGGGAGTCGGCGAAGGAGGAGCGGATGCGGCGGCTCTCCGCGGAGTTGCTGATCTCCGCGGAGGCGTCGGCGAACCTCGTGGTCCTGCGCACCCCTCCGGGGGCGGCGCAGTTCCTCGCCTCGGCGATCGACCAGGCGGAGCTGCACGACATCCTCGGGACGATCGCGGGCGACGACACGCTGATGCTGATCAGCCGGGAGCCGACGGGCGGGCAGGCCCTGGCGGACCACTTGCTGCGCTTGGCCCAGAACGGGGGCTGA
- a CDS encoding FAD:protein FMN transferase, translating into MGTVFSFDVRGGEPAAVRTALDAAVAGLHRADEVFSTYRDGSQISRLARGELTVAACAPEVAEVLELAAEAERVSDGWFSTRYRGRLDPTGIVKGWAVERAARGIAAACGASGVSVNGGGDVQLLGTPGAVRPWRVGVSDPLRPGGLAAVVSAAGVTELAVATSGSAERGAHVVDPRTGRSAVTDLLSVTVVASRLTWADCWATAAFAMGSREGLRWLDSLPGVEGLLITAGDEVRCTGGLAGLLG; encoded by the coding sequence ATGGGGACCGTCTTCTCCTTCGACGTCCGCGGCGGGGAACCCGCGGCCGTACGGACGGCACTGGACGCGGCGGTCGCCGGGCTGCACCGGGCCGACGAGGTGTTCAGTACGTACCGGGACGGCAGCCAGATCTCCCGGCTGGCGCGCGGGGAGCTGACCGTCGCCGCGTGTGCGCCGGAGGTCGCCGAGGTGCTGGAGCTGGCGGCCGAGGCGGAGCGGGTGAGCGACGGCTGGTTCAGCACCCGGTACCGGGGCCGGCTCGACCCGACCGGGATCGTCAAGGGCTGGGCCGTGGAGCGCGCCGCACGGGGGATCGCGGCGGCGTGCGGTGCGAGCGGGGTCAGCGTCAACGGGGGCGGGGACGTGCAGTTGCTCGGGACGCCGGGGGCGGTGCGGCCCTGGCGGGTCGGGGTGTCCGACCCGCTGCGGCCGGGCGGGCTCGCGGCGGTCGTCTCCGCGGCGGGGGTGACGGAGCTGGCCGTGGCGACGTCCGGCTCCGCCGAGCGGGGGGCGCATGTCGTCGACCCGCGCACCGGGCGCTCGGCGGTGACCGACCTGCTGTCCGTGACGGTGGTGGCGTCCCGGCTGACGTGGGCGGACTGCTGGGCGACGGCGGCGTTCGCGATGGGGTCGCGGGAGGGGTTGCGGTGGCTGGACTCGCTGCCCGGCGTCGAGGGGCTGCTGATCACGGCGGGGGACGAGGTGCGGTGCACGGGGGGATTGGCGGGACTGCTGGGGTGA
- a CDS encoding FMN-binding protein encodes MRKSHPVRRAVLAGAATVSGIVLLLSLKPASDPGAGSAAGGAAPPVAAQSPQGGRGAGAGTVTGDAARTQYGPVQVRLTVSGGKITGAEAVQAPKGGQSDQVTADAVPKLNRAAVAAGSADIDAVSGATYTSAGYVKSLQSALDKAAAAAGPAAQESSGANSGSGGGGRGEGDAGQGTQVLTGDAAQTQYGPVQVRVTVSGGRITDVEALQAPKGGRSDQVTADAVPRLNRAAVAAGTADIDAVSGATYTSAGYTQSLQSALDRAGG; translated from the coding sequence ATGAGGAAAAGCCACCCCGTACGGCGTGCCGTGCTCGCCGGGGCCGCCACCGTGTCCGGGATCGTGCTGCTGCTGTCGCTGAAACCGGCGTCCGACCCGGGCGCCGGCTCGGCGGCGGGCGGCGCGGCACCGCCCGTGGCCGCGCAGTCGCCGCAGGGCGGCCGGGGCGCCGGGGCCGGCACGGTCACGGGTGACGCGGCCCGTACGCAGTACGGTCCCGTGCAGGTCCGGCTCACCGTCAGCGGCGGGAAGATCACCGGGGCCGAGGCCGTGCAGGCGCCCAAGGGCGGGCAGAGCGACCAGGTCACCGCGGACGCCGTGCCCAAGCTCAACCGGGCGGCCGTCGCGGCCGGGAGCGCCGACATCGACGCGGTCTCGGGCGCCACCTACACCAGCGCCGGGTACGTGAAGTCCCTCCAGTCGGCCCTCGACAAGGCGGCCGCGGCGGCCGGACCCGCGGCGCAGGAGTCGAGCGGGGCGAATTCGGGCTCGGGCGGGGGCGGACGGGGCGAGGGCGACGCCGGGCAGGGCACGCAGGTGCTCACCGGGGACGCCGCGCAGACCCAGTACGGGCCCGTGCAGGTCCGGGTCACCGTCAGCGGCGGGCGGATCACGGACGTCGAGGCCCTCCAGGCGCCCAAGGGCGGCCGCAGCGACCAGGTCACCGCCGACGCCGTGCCCAGGCTCAACCGGGCCGCCGTCGCCGCGGGCACCGCCGACATCGACGCGGTCTCCGGCGCCACCTACACCAGCGCCGGGTACACGCAGTCCCTCCAGTCGGCGCTGGACCGGGCCGGTGGCTGA